The DNA segment ATATATTATAAAATGTCGATCTTATATTATCATATATATTTTCTCTTATCAATCAATCATCTTGTAAGATATCAGCTTATGTCAATATATATTGATATTTAAATACAAGAAAAGCGGCTCCCTATAACTAGGGAAGCTGCCCTTCTTTACTCCTCTATTAAACCTAGCTTTTTAAGGACTATATCATAACCATTCACTCCATAATTTAGTGAACGATTGATTCTACTAATAGTTGCAGTACTTGCTCCTGTTTTTTCTTCAATTTCATTATAAGTTTTTCTATCGATTAATAATTTTACTACTTCAAATCTTTGAGATATAGCTTCAATTTCTTTTATAGTACATATATCTTCAAAAAACCTATAACATTCTTCCATATTCTCTAATTCTAAAATTGCTTCAAAGAATCCGTCCACTTGTGGACTTTTAATCTTAGGTTTATAATCCACCTTTCCACCTCACAATCATTCCTATATGGTA comes from the Tissierellales bacterium genome and includes:
- a CDS encoding YerC/YecD family TrpR-related protein, giving the protein MDYKPKIKSPQVDGFFEAILELENMEECYRFFEDICTIKEIEAISQRFEVVKLLIDRKTYNEIEEKTGASTATISRINRSLNYGVNGYDIVLKKLGLIEE